One genomic segment of Ostrinia nubilalis chromosome 20, ilOstNubi1.1, whole genome shotgun sequence includes these proteins:
- the LOC135081553 gene encoding cuticle protein 21-like, with amino-acid sequence MAFKFVVLACFVAAASAGLVPAAPVAYAAAPAYHAAPALHAAPVAYASPVAYAAPVAKVAVEEYDHHPQYSFAYDVQDGLTGDSKTQHETRDGDVVKGSYSVVDPDGTKRTVDYTADPHNGFNAVVHKEPAHVKVAAPVAYAAPVAKIAAPVAYAAPVAKYAAPVAYAASPVVHAAPVAKIAAPVAYSAPVYHSAPVYHSAPVYHH; translated from the exons ATGGCATTCAAG TTTGTGGTTCTCGCTTGTTTCGTGGCGGCCGCCAGCGCCGGCCTAGTCCCGGCTGCTCCAGTGGCCTACGCTGCCGCCCCGGCGTACCACGCCGCCCCCGCCCTCCACGCCGCCCCCGTGGCGTACGCCAGCCCGGTCGCATACGCCGCACCCGTCGCTAAAGTCGCCGTCGAGGAATACGACCACCACCCCCAGTACAGCTTCGCCTACGACGTTCAGGACGGTCTGACCGGTGACTCCAAGACCCAGCACGAGACCCGCGACGGTGATGTCGTCAAGGGCTCCTACTCCGTTGTGGACCCCGATGGCACCAAGCGCACTGTGGACTACACCGCCGACCCCCACAACGGTTTCAACGCCGTCGTGCACAAGGAGCCCGCTCATGTGAAGGTCGCCGCCCCCGTCGCTTACGCCGCCCCCGTCGCTAAGATCGCCGCCCCCGTGGCCTACGCTGCGCCCGTAGCCAAGTACGCCGCCCCCGTGGCGTACGCCGCGTCCCCTGTGGTCCACGCCGCCCCCGTGGCCAAGATCGCAGCTCCCGTGGCCTACTCTGCCCCCGTCTACCACTCCGCCCCCGTCTACCACTCTGCTCCCGTCTACCACCACTAA